ATACGGCTGCTCCTGATATGGGGCTTAATAATCCTGCCATCATCGCCGTTCACAACCTCGCCGCCCACAATGGCCTGGCAGGTAATTCTGTCAACCAGCTCGCCAGGGACCAGCAGGGGAATATCTGGGCTTTGATCTACAACAGGGCCATACATAAGATCGATCCACTTACTTTTCACGTTGCAACCGTCATGGATGGATCAAAGCACCCTTCGTACATGATCGCAGATGATGCCGGGGTAATCTGGATCGGTTGCCAGGAAAGCATTTCCAGGATCAAAGATGGCCAGATCAAAACCATTCCTTTCAATGCCGGTGGGATCCTGAGTATGGAACAGGTGGCTGGAAATATCTGGATCTCCACCAGTGAAGGCATCTGGATGATGGACCGGCATACCACCACTGTAAAACGGTTCAATAGTAGCCAGTCTGCCTTTACGTCTATATATTATGACCGCGACCTCCACGAGGTATACCTGGGCGGAGCCGACGAATTGGGCATTGCTGCCACCGCTATTCAAACTGCTACGGGTGCCGGTACGAAGCTCTGCCTCACCGCCCTGTATATTAATGGTAAGCTAACCGGCTCTGTAAGGTACAAGGATGAAATACGCCTGAACCACGAACAGAATAACCTTGCTTTTGCCATCTCTGACCTCAACTATTCCGATCCTGAAGGTAGCCGCTATGTATACAGGATCACCCAGCTGGATGATGACTGGATTACTTTGCCACTCAATAATAACCTGATCACTTATAATAATCTTAACTACGGGAACTATACCCTGCTGGTAAGCAAACTGGATGCCTATGGAAAACCATATGCCAATCCTTTAAAATTGTCTATCACCATTATTCCCCCCTGGTACTATACCAACCTGGCAAAGGCCATTTACTTCCTGATCGTGGTAGGACTGGTATTGTGGGCGATTAATTTCTTCCGGGTCCGGCATAATCTCAAGATCGAACGCATAGAAAAGCAAAAGACGGTCGAACTGACCAACCTGAAGCTGAACTTCTTCGCGGATATTTCCCATGAATTGAAAACCCCGCTAAGCCTTATCCTGGCGCCTGTAAGCCAGATGCTGGCAGAAACCCGGAGTCCGCTGAAAAAGAAACAGCTCGAAGGGATCCAGCAGAATGCCCTGAAACTAAATGGACTGATCCACCGCGTACTGAATTTCAACCGGGCTGATAGCAATGCACTTTCTGCCCTGGTATTGTCAAAACTGGAACTGGTGGCTTTCGGGCGAAAGCTATATGAGGCATTTATCAGCAAGAACAGGGCTTTTACCTTCACCTGCAATAAGGAGGAGATCTATATTGATACAGATATTATCAGAACAGAGGCCATTATCAGTAACCTGCTATCTAATGCCTGCCGCTATACAAATGATGGAGGTGCTATTCACCTGGACATTCACCAGAAGAATAATGCCGTTGCTATATCAGTAGCAGATACCGGTATTGGGATCCCGGCGGCGGAGTTGCCATATGTATTTGAGCGCTTTTTCAAGTCCTCCATTACGGCTAGGAATAAAGAGGGTTCTGGTATAGGACTTTACCTGGTAAAGAACTATGCAGAACAACTGGGGGGCTATGTAAACATCACATCTGTTGAAGGTGAAGGTACTAATGTAACTGTCACACTGCCCGTGCCGGAAAAGGAAGTGCTTCCTGTTCCGAAGGAAGAGAGGCTGTTGCCGGGTAACCAGGAGCACAACGACAATCCCCCTGAAAAACCGCTTCGTAAAAAAGTCCTTATTGTAGACGACAACCAGGAAATCACTGAATTCCTGCAGCAGGCCCTTGCGGCCCAATACCAAACCCAAACAGCCCCTGACGGCAAAAAGGGAGAAGCCCTTAGCATCGAATGGCAGCCCGACCTCATCATCGTAGACGTCATGATGCCTGTAATGGATGGCCTGGAAATGAGCAAACGACTCAAAAAGCAGGTTATGACGGCGACCATACCTATTATATTATTAACCGCCAAAGACGACAGGAAAACTGAACTGGAGAGCATTGACCTCGGTGCCGATACATTTATGTCCAAACCTTTCGATATTTCCATCCTGCTTTCCAGGATTGAACAACTCCTGAAACGCAGGGAAGACATGGAAAGCCAGCTAAGGATTTCGGCCCTCACTGACCCAACAGAAGAAAAAGCCTTATCCCGCGATGAGGAATTCCTCTCTAACATCACCCGGATCATTGAGGAGAAAATGGACGATCCCCAGTTCAATGTACAGGTGCTCGGCGACCTGAGTTTTACCAATTCCAGACAACTTTACCGTAAAATAAAGCAACTCACCAGCCTTACCCCGGTAGAATACATCCGCTCCATCCGGATGAAAAAAGCCGCGGTTCTCCTCCAAAAGAACAAATTCTCCGTGGCAGAGGTCATGTACATGGTCGGCTTTTCTGAAGCCTCTTATTTTTCCAAATGCTTCCAGGCAGAATTCGGACAAACACCTTCTCGGTTTGTAAAGAACAATTTATAGATATATATAATCAATATGTGTATCCTTTGTCTGAATTTTATCCTATTATGTCCGATATCAGCCCCGCTTAAAACCGATTCTTAAATAGTTTCGGACCGTACGAAAAACTGATACGGTTATATGTCCCTAAAGACGATTCCACTACTTTGCATGTGCTTGTATTTTACGGCCACGTTCGCTCAGCAAACTATCTATGTAGATAAAGCTGGTGTAATGCGCTGGTCGGATACTAAACAGGAGGCCTCCTTTTACGGGGTGAATTATACCCTGCCTTTTGCCCATGCTTACCGTTCAGTCAAAGACCACAAAGCAGCCATCGACAAAGATGTATACCACTTTTCCCGGCTTGGATTCAATGCTTACCGCATCCACATCTGGGATGTAGAAATCACCGATTCCATAGGAAGGTTACAACAGAATGAGCACCTGGATCTCCTCGACTACCTGATCTCCAGGGTACAGCGCCGGGGAATCAGGGTGCTGATCACCTGCCAGACCAATTTTGGAAATGGTTACCCCGAAAGGAACGAGCCAACCGGTGGATTCTCCTATTTATATGGTAAATGTGATGTGCACAAGCACCCAGGGGCCATTGCAGCACAACAGACTTATGTAAAGCAGTTACTCTCACATCTCAATCCATACACCGGTAAGGCCTATAAAGAAGATCCGACCATTGTAGGCTTTGAGATCAATAATGAGCCCTGCCATGAGGAATCTCCTGCGCAGACCAAAAAGTACATTGCCGGGATGGTAGCCGCCATCAGGTCTACCGGCAATAAGAAGCCAGTCTTCTATAATGTAAGCCATAACCGGGAGCATGTATCTTCTTTCTATACATCTGATATTCAAGGTACTACCTACCAATGGTATCCTATTGGCCTGGTAGCCGGTCATACCCGGAAAGGGAATTTCCTGCCTCATGTAGACCAATACAATATCCCTTTCTCCGGCGAAAAAGGGTTTAACACCAAGGCAAAGGCTATTTACGAATTCGATCCGGCAGACATTACCTATAGTTATATGTACCCTGCTATGACCCGGACATTCCGTAGCCAGGGTTTCCAATGGATCACCCAGTTTGCATATGATCCCATCGATATTGCAGCTTATAATACCGAGTACCAGACACACTATCTCAACCTGGCTTATACTCCCAGGAAAGCCCTGAGCATGAAAATAGCAGCAGCGGTGGCCAGCACTGTAAAAAGAGGGGAACGATTCCCGGCCTATCCTGCTGATACTACGTTTGGAGATTTCCTGGTGAGTTACCAGCAGGACCTGAGCCTGCTCAATTCACCACAGCAGTATTTTTACTCTAACAATACCAGCGCAAGGCCTGTAGCTCCTGAGCAGCTGACCACAATAGCTGGTTATGGCAATTCACCGGTGGTGCAATATGAAGGTACAGGTGCCTATTTCCTGGATAAACTCGAAAATGGGGTATGGCGTTTAGAGCTTATGCCCGATGCTATCCAGGTAGCAGATCCCTTTGCAAAACCTGCCCCGGACAAGGAGGTTGTCAGCATCGCATGGCATCAATGGCCTATGCAGCTGCAATTACCAGACCTGGGGAATCAATTTATTGTCAGGAGCGTCAACTCCGGCAAGCCGGATACCATCGCCGAGAAAGGTGCTTTTAACGTCAGTCCTGGTGTTTATATACTGATGAAGGAAGATACCCGGCGATGGTCTGCTTCTACTGAATGGAAGCATATTACGCTCGGTGAATTCGTAGCCCCGGCTGCACAACCCAGGCAATTTGTAGTTGTACATACACCACCTGCTACTGCTGATAGCGGGCAAAATATAGAGATCCATGCAGACATTGCTGGGCCCTCTTTCCCTGATAGCGTGATCCTTCAAACAGATCATGTCTCTTTCTGGTCCAGTCACAATCCTTCTGTTCGTTTAGAACGTGATCATGGATATACTTATAAGGGTACTATTCCTGCCGGTATGATCAATGGCAACGCATTAAAATATACGATTACTGTATATCATAACGGCAAAACATATACGTTCCCGCAAAACAACGCAGGTGCACCACTGGACTGGGATTTTACCGTGACCGCTTATTATGAAACTGCGATTACAAAGGATCTCATACTTGCCGGGGAACTGGAATACTATTCCCTGTCAGACAGTGCATTTATCCAGGCTGCCAGTGAAAGAGAGCAACCATATACAGCAACCGTGCAGCGATATATAATGCATGTAAAGGATGAAAATGCACGTTTCTTCTGGAGAAAAAATATCAACAGGGACAGGTCATTCAATGCCGTAAAGTACCTCTGTGTATATGTTCCCAAAACAAGCCTGACTGCATTGAATGTAGGATTTATTACCACAGATGGTTATACCTATTCACAACGCATTGCATCAGCAAAAACACAGCAGGTATACAAGGTACCAGTCAGCGGTTTACAACAGGATAGTACCGCGCTATTACCTCGTCCATACCCGGTTTTCCTGGATCAATACTTCACACCAAAAACCAACATTGACTTTAATATTAACAACATTGAAACACTAAACATTTCCACCACAGACAAGGTGCCGGATCACGCTTCCATAGACATTGGAGCCATCTGGCTTGAGTAAACAGATCGTATAAAAATTTTAATTCCACAATATGAAGAAATCAATTTTCCGCAAATTCCTATTCTGCCTATGCATGGTGATCAGCAGCCTGGGGGTATATGCCCAGGAGCAGCGCCGTACAGTAAATGGTGCTGTAACCGATGAAGGCGGGAAAGCACTTGAAAGAGTGTCAGTATTAGTTAGCGGCACCAGCGTGAGTACCCTCACCAATGCTGCCGGGTTTTTTACTGTAACACTGCCTCCGGGAAAAGATGTACTGGAATTTACTTATGTAGGTGCTGCTAAAAAGATCGTGAAAGCAACAGGTGATACCCTGCATGTAGTCATGTCTTTCGAAGACAAAAAACTGGATGAAATAGTCGTGATCGGCTATGGTACCAAGACTAAAAAAGATATGACGGGTTCCGCTGTCAGCATCAGCAGCAAGCAGTTTAACCCTGGTTTGGTGGGTTCCTCCGAACAACTGATCAGTGGTAAATCTTCCGGTGTACAGATCATGACCAATGGTGGTTCTCCTACCGCTGGTAGCACGATCCGCATACGTGGCGGGGCTTCTTTAAGTGCCAGCAATTCACCCCTGGTGGTATTGGATGGTGTGCCGCTGGAAACCGGTGGTATCAGTGGTAACTCCAGCAATTTCCTGAGTATGATCAACCCCAATGATATTGAAAGTATCACGGTGCTGAAAGATGCAGCTTCCACTGCTATCTACGGTTCCAGGGCGTCTAACGGGGTATTGATGATCACTACTAAAAAAGGGAAAGGCGACCAGCTGAAGCTGAACTTCTCCTCTGTTGTTACCTTACAGCAGAGCAAGAAAGTGGCTGATATGATGTCTCCATCACAGTTCAGAGAAGTGATAAATGCAGCAGGAACCGATGCGCAAAAGGCACTCCTAGGCAGCAGTAATACAGACTGGCAAAAACAGGTATTCAAGAATGCCATGGGTACTGACAATAACCTGGGTCTTACCGGCAAAATTGCGAAGGCTGTGCCTTTCCGTGCTTCATTAGGGTATTACAACCAGGATGGTAATTTACAAACAGATAAGACAAGACGTTTCACCGGTTCATTGGTAGTGACGCCGAGCTTCTTCGACAAACACCTGAACCTGACCTTCAACCTGAAAGGTGCAGCGAATAATAACCGGTTTGCCAATACAGATGCGATCTGGTCTTCTGTTGCCTTCAATCCTACACAAGCTGTATACTCCGGTAAATCTGCTTTTGGTGGTTTTTATGAAAGCCTTGACAATAGTGGTGTTCCAGCTACCGGTGCTAACCGCAACCCTGTTGGATTATTGGAACAGGAAACCCGTAAGAGTGATGTGTACAGAAGTATCGGCAACTTTGATGCGGATTATAGGTTCCATTTCCTGCCTGACCTGAAAGCCCACGTTACACTGGGTTACGATTACAGTAAGGGCGAAGGGTCTGTATGGATCCCTGCATCATCTGCAAACGGTTATAATGTAGGGGGATCTAACAATGAATATTCCCAGACGCTGAAGAACAAATTGTTCACCGGCTATCTGAATTATAGCAAGAACATCGGTATTCACAAGTTTGATGCAACAGCGGGTTATGATTACCAGCACTGGAGTGCTAAAACACCTGCAATTACCTACTACAATGAAAAAGGGGTATTGCAGTCTACCTCCAAAGCAACGGATGAGCGCCATGTGTTGCTCTCCTACTATGGAAGAGTGAACTATACATTATTCTCAAAATACATGATCACAGGAACTGTCAGGAGAGATGGTACTTCCCGTTTCAGTCCTGAAAACAGGTGGGGTACTTTCCCGTCCGTTGCAGTAGCCTGGAATGTAATTGATGAGAATTTTCTTAAAAACAGCAAAGTATTGAGCAACCTTAAATTAAGGGCCAGTTATGGTGTAACCGGGCAGCAGGATGGTATAGGCAACTATAGCTACATGTCCGTGTATCAACAGGGGAACAAATATGCACAATATCGTTTTGGGGATGAATACTTGTATGTATACAGACCATCTGTCTATGTATACGATTTGAAATGGGAAACTACAAAAGCATTCAACTACGGTTTAGACTTCGGGTTCTTAAATAACAGGATCTCTGGTTCTGCTGAATACTACACCCGTAAAACTTACGACCTGCTGGCAAATGTATCAGTGCCTGCCGGTACTAACTTTGATCAGACAGCTACCACCAACGTTGGTAATATTGAAAGTCATGGTTTTGAATTCCAATTGAACACTACCCCTATCAGCAGTAAAGATTTCAAACTGGATGTGAATTTCAATGCTACCAACCAGTATACGAAAGTTACCAATATCACACTGGTACAAGGTGCAACAACCGTTGGTACTTATGCTGGTCCTGCTGTTGCCGGCAGGGGTATCCAGATCCTTACACCCGGTTACCAGCCAAATATGTTTTATGTATACAAACAGGTATACGATGCAGCTGGCAAGCCGCTGGAAGGGGTATATGCTGACCTGAACCATGATGGTGTGATCAATGAAAGTGACCTGTATCGCTATCATTCTCCTGCTGCCACCTGGATGCTGGGCTTTAATACACAGGCTACCTATAAGAAGTGGTCTGCCGGGTTCACTATGCGTGCAAACCTTGGCAACTATGTATACAATAATACAAAGATGAGCCTGAGCGCCTGGGAAACCGTACAGTATGTAGATGCTGCGCTGAACAACTTGCATAAAGATTACCTGAACACAGGTTTTAAAACACGCCAG
This window of the Chitinophaga sancti genome carries:
- a CDS encoding two-component regulator propeller domain-containing protein, encoding MLKRFICTAIFILFVQLLWGQNYQYHTFKNIAIGPEATTINAFAQDSLGLMWLGTNNGLYSYDGFSVQSHLGNDTSHKTFVYDIIVINKELMCLAMENGIFFYNYQKDQYETSPVQFPTDVRTLLLENDNLWIGSFKGLFKYNLTQKKLEKVGYKGLSNHTIYSLTRTSTGDILIGTYNGLYCLPADKSQIRQISLADPHKRSNLFVNALFEDTSRNIIWVGTEGGIYYYDLHKNLAVKLPILQDHSVKSLITDNRNKLLIGTDAGFYIYSPDTEQLERIVHDARNKGSIVNNIIWSLFADKESNIWLGTDYGISLLQNQNSLQVIPIFEITHEKDGNRLYNIYKDTYGDYWLGGTNGIIRASSPGAHEVLSAWYKMGDKALPISHNRIRDIFEDKDRNVWVATDGGINRFDHQAKAFVNYNIIDSSQSRNANWAYSIQEDAQKRLWIATYLGGIFVVDRSQLTGGTNREVPHHTAAPDMGLNNPAIIAVHNLAAHNGLAGNSVNQLARDQQGNIWALIYNRAIHKIDPLTFHVATVMDGSKHPSYMIADDAGVIWIGCQESISRIKDGQIKTIPFNAGGILSMEQVAGNIWISTSEGIWMMDRHTTTVKRFNSSQSAFTSIYYDRDLHEVYLGGADELGIAATAIQTATGAGTKLCLTALYINGKLTGSVRYKDEIRLNHEQNNLAFAISDLNYSDPEGSRYVYRITQLDDDWITLPLNNNLITYNNLNYGNYTLLVSKLDAYGKPYANPLKLSITIIPPWYYTNLAKAIYFLIVVGLVLWAINFFRVRHNLKIERIEKQKTVELTNLKLNFFADISHELKTPLSLILAPVSQMLAETRSPLKKKQLEGIQQNALKLNGLIHRVLNFNRADSNALSALVLSKLELVAFGRKLYEAFISKNRAFTFTCNKEEIYIDTDIIRTEAIISNLLSNACRYTNDGGAIHLDIHQKNNAVAISVADTGIGIPAAELPYVFERFFKSSITARNKEGSGIGLYLVKNYAEQLGGYVNITSVEGEGTNVTVTLPVPEKEVLPVPKEERLLPGNQEHNDNPPEKPLRKKVLIVDDNQEITEFLQQALAAQYQTQTAPDGKKGEALSIEWQPDLIIVDVMMPVMDGLEMSKRLKKQVMTATIPIILLTAKDDRKTELESIDLGADTFMSKPFDISILLSRIEQLLKRREDMESQLRISALTDPTEEKALSRDEEFLSNITRIIEEKMDDPQFNVQVLGDLSFTNSRQLYRKIKQLTSLTPVEYIRSIRMKKAAVLLQKNKFSVAEVMYMVGFSEASYFSKCFQAEFGQTPSRFVKNNL
- a CDS encoding cellulase family glycosylhydrolase codes for the protein MSLKTIPLLCMCLYFTATFAQQTIYVDKAGVMRWSDTKQEASFYGVNYTLPFAHAYRSVKDHKAAIDKDVYHFSRLGFNAYRIHIWDVEITDSIGRLQQNEHLDLLDYLISRVQRRGIRVLITCQTNFGNGYPERNEPTGGFSYLYGKCDVHKHPGAIAAQQTYVKQLLSHLNPYTGKAYKEDPTIVGFEINNEPCHEESPAQTKKYIAGMVAAIRSTGNKKPVFYNVSHNREHVSSFYTSDIQGTTYQWYPIGLVAGHTRKGNFLPHVDQYNIPFSGEKGFNTKAKAIYEFDPADITYSYMYPAMTRTFRSQGFQWITQFAYDPIDIAAYNTEYQTHYLNLAYTPRKALSMKIAAAVASTVKRGERFPAYPADTTFGDFLVSYQQDLSLLNSPQQYFYSNNTSARPVAPEQLTTIAGYGNSPVVQYEGTGAYFLDKLENGVWRLELMPDAIQVADPFAKPAPDKEVVSIAWHQWPMQLQLPDLGNQFIVRSVNSGKPDTIAEKGAFNVSPGVYILMKEDTRRWSASTEWKHITLGEFVAPAAQPRQFVVVHTPPATADSGQNIEIHADIAGPSFPDSVILQTDHVSFWSSHNPSVRLERDHGYTYKGTIPAGMINGNALKYTITVYHNGKTYTFPQNNAGAPLDWDFTVTAYYETAITKDLILAGELEYYSLSDSAFIQAASEREQPYTATVQRYIMHVKDENARFFWRKNINRDRSFNAVKYLCVYVPKTSLTALNVGFITTDGYTYSQRIASAKTQQVYKVPVSGLQQDSTALLPRPYPVFLDQYFTPKTNIDFNINNIETLNISTTDKVPDHASIDIGAIWLE
- a CDS encoding SusC/RagA family TonB-linked outer membrane protein; this translates as MKKSIFRKFLFCLCMVISSLGVYAQEQRRTVNGAVTDEGGKALERVSVLVSGTSVSTLTNAAGFFTVTLPPGKDVLEFTYVGAAKKIVKATGDTLHVVMSFEDKKLDEIVVIGYGTKTKKDMTGSAVSISSKQFNPGLVGSSEQLISGKSSGVQIMTNGGSPTAGSTIRIRGGASLSASNSPLVVLDGVPLETGGISGNSSNFLSMINPNDIESITVLKDAASTAIYGSRASNGVLMITTKKGKGDQLKLNFSSVVTLQQSKKVADMMSPSQFREVINAAGTDAQKALLGSSNTDWQKQVFKNAMGTDNNLGLTGKIAKAVPFRASLGYYNQDGNLQTDKTRRFTGSLVVTPSFFDKHLNLTFNLKGAANNNRFANTDAIWSSVAFNPTQAVYSGKSAFGGFYESLDNSGVPATGANRNPVGLLEQETRKSDVYRSIGNFDADYRFHFLPDLKAHVTLGYDYSKGEGSVWIPASSANGYNVGGSNNEYSQTLKNKLFTGYLNYSKNIGIHKFDATAGYDYQHWSAKTPAITYYNEKGVLQSTSKATDERHVLLSYYGRVNYTLFSKYMITGTVRRDGTSRFSPENRWGTFPSVAVAWNVIDENFLKNSKVLSNLKLRASYGVTGQQDGIGNYSYMSVYQQGNKYAQYRFGDEYLYVYRPSVYVYDLKWETTKAFNYGLDFGFLNNRISGSAEYYTRKTYDLLANVSVPAGTNFDQTATTNVGNIESHGFEFQLNTTPISSKDFKLDVNFNATNQYTKVTNITLVQGATTVGTYAGPAVAGRGIQILTPGYQPNMFYVYKQVYDAAGKPLEGVYADLNHDGVINESDLYRYHSPAATWMLGFNTQATYKKWSAGFTMRANLGNYVYNNTKMSLSAWETVQYVDAALNNLHKDYLNTGFKTRQYYSDYYVENASFLRMDNMSVAYNLGKVVKHVNMRIGAIAQNVFTITKYTGQDPEVTNGYESAFYPRPRTYSININLEF